A stretch of Miscanthus floridulus cultivar M001 chromosome 13, ASM1932011v1, whole genome shotgun sequence DNA encodes these proteins:
- the LOC136501252 gene encoding patatin-like protein 2: MAPVYAAADHGTNGSGSGLTLNPAAVAQRALSLVGASTPLSSTPPAYGNIVTVLSIDGGGVRGIIPGTILGFLEEKLQEFDERPDARLADYFDVIAGTSTGGLVTAMLTAPNKDGRPLFAARDINDFYLKHCPKIFPPNSSGGPLGLFKKLSGPKYDGKYLHSLVRELLGETRVSQALQNIVIPTFDIKLLQPTVFSKYDAINDVSKDALLSDVCISTSAAPTYLPGHQFETKDKDGKPRVFNLIDGGVAANNPTLLAMTDVSKQILLGNQDFFPIKPADYGKFMVLSLGTGSAKMDEKFDAVQSSKWGLLGWLNNKDTTPIIDSFSQASADLVDIHASVLFQALHSERQYLRIQDDELTGEMSSVDVSTVENLNRLVDVGKGLLKKLACKVNIETGKNEPDAHRGTTNEDELVRFAKMLVRERRARLQKKGNDNTL, encoded by the exons ATGGCGCCCGTGTATGCTGCCGCGGACCACGGCAccaacggctccggctccggcctgACCCTGaacccggcggcggtggcgcagcgGGCGCTCAGCCTCGTCGGCGCGTCCACGCCGCTGTCGTCCACGCCGCCGGCGTACGGGAACATCGTCACCGTGCTGAGCATCGACGGCGGTGGCGTGCGCGGGATCATTCCCGGCACCATCCTCGGCTTcctcgaggagaagctgcaggagttcgacgagcgaccggacgcgaggcTCGCGGACTACTTCGACGTGATCGCAGGGACGAGCACCGGCGGGCTGGTGACCGCCATGCTCACGGCGCCAAACAAGGACGGCCGCCCGCTGTTTGCCGCCAGGGATATCAACGACTTCTACCTCAAGCACTGCCCCAAGATCTTCCCACCCAACAGCAGCGGCGGTCCTCTGGGATTGTTCAAGAAGTTGTCGGGGCCCAAGTACGACGGCAAGTACCTCCACTCCCTCGTCCGGGAGCTCCTCGGCGAGACGAGGGTCAGCCAGGCGCTCCAGAACATCGTCATCCCCACCTTCGACATCAAGCTCTTGCAGCCCACCGTCTTCTCCAAATACGAT GCCATTAACGATGTCTCCAAGGACGCTCTGCTCTCCGACGTGTGCATCAGCACGTCCGCCGCGCCGACGTACCTCCCAGGGCACCAGTTCGAGACCAAGGACAAGGACGGCAAGCCCCGGGTCTTCAACCTCATCGATGGAGGCGTCGCAGCTAACAATCCG ACGctgctggcgatgacggacgtgAGCAAGCAGATCCTGCTGGGCAACCAGGACTTCTTCCCGATCAAGCCGGCGGACTACGGCAAGTTCATGGTGCTGTCCCTGGGCACCGGCTCCGCCAAGATGGATGAGAAGTTCGACGCCGTGCAGTCCAGCAAGTGGGGCCTCCTGGGGTGGCTCAACAACAAGGACACCACGCCGATCATCGACAGCTTCAGCCAGGCCAGCGCCGACCTCGTCGACATCCACGCCTCCGTGCTCTTCCAGGCGCTGCACTCGGAGAGGCAGTACCTGCGGATTCAGGACGACGAGCTCACGGGAGAGATGTCGTCCGTCGACGTGTCCACCGTGGAGAACCTGAACCGCCTCGTCGACGTCGGCAAGGGGCTGCTGAAGAAGCTGGCGTGCAAGGTGAACATCGAGACGGGCAAGAACGAGCCCGACGCCCACAGAGGCACCACCAATGAGGATGAACTCGTACGTTTTGCCAAGATGCTGGTACGGGAGCGCCGGGCCAGGCTGCAGAAAAAAGGCAACGACAACACACTCTAA